In Anaerostipes hadrus ATCC 29173 = JCM 17467, a single genomic region encodes these proteins:
- the hisB gene encoding imidazoleglycerol-phosphate dehydratase HisB has product MSRSASIERNTSETKIKLSIDLDGNGNGNIHTGIGFFDHMLNAFARHGFFDLDVEVEGDLYVDCHHTIEDVGIVLGEAIKQAVGDKKGIKRYGSFMLPMDETLMLCAIDLSGRPYFVMDCDFTVDRVGEFDTEMVREFFYAVSYGSMMNLHLKKLHGENNHHMIEAAFKAFAKALDEATSMDPRITDVLSTKGAL; this is encoded by the coding sequence ATGAGTAGAAGTGCATCAATTGAGAGAAATACAAGTGAGACAAAGATCAAACTTTCCATTGATCTTGATGGAAATGGAAATGGAAATATCCATACAGGAATCGGTTTTTTTGACCATATGTTAAATGCATTTGCACGTCACGGATTTTTTGATCTTGATGTGGAAGTTGAGGGAGATCTCTATGTAGACTGCCATCATACGATCGAAGATGTCGGAATCGTACTTGGAGAAGCGATCAAACAGGCTGTTGGAGATAAGAAAGGGATCAAACGTTATGGATCATTTATGCTTCCAATGGATGAGACATTAATGTTATGTGCGATCGATCTGTCTGGAAGACCATATTTTGTGATGGATTGTGATTTTACGGTTGATCGCGTTGGAGAATTTGACACAGAGATGGTAAGAGAATTCTTTTATGCAGTATCTTACGGCAGCATGATGAATCTTCATTTGAAGAAATTACATGGAGAGAATAATCATCATATGATCGAAGCAGCATTTAAAGCATTTGCAAAAGCTTTGGATGAAGCAACCAGCATGGATCCAAGGATCACAGATGTACTTTCCACGAAAGGAGCCTTATAA
- the hisD gene encoding histidinol dehydrogenase → MRIVKVNKDSIANILSDLLKRSPTNYGDFQDKVDAIIKNVRDNGDKAVFDYTAQFDKAEINADNILVTEEEIKEAYEEVDDELIKVIRKAIKNIRDFHEKQIQKSWFETREDGVMLGQKVTPMETCGVYVPGGKAVYPSSVLMNIVPAHVAGVKNIIMTTPPGKDGKVTANTLVAAKEAGATKVYKVGGAQAIAAMAFGTESIPKVDKIVGPGNIFVALAKKAVYGNVSIDSIAGPSEILVLADETANPRYVAADLLSQAEHDEMASAILVTTSEELAHKVSDEIDGFLNQLSRKEIMEKSLDSFGYILVASDMKEAIDTANAIASEHMEIMTANPFDVMTRIKNAGAIFIGAYSCEPLGDYFAGPNHVLPTNGTAKFFSPLSVDDFIKKSSVIYYSREALEPVHKDIEFFAKQEQLTAHANSMKVRFEDNQEG, encoded by the coding sequence ATGAGAATAGTAAAAGTTAACAAAGATTCCATTGCAAATATTTTATCAGATTTATTAAAGAGAAGTCCTACAAACTATGGGGATTTTCAGGATAAAGTCGATGCGATCATCAAAAATGTCAGAGATAATGGAGATAAAGCTGTCTTTGATTATACAGCACAGTTTGATAAAGCGGAGATCAACGCAGACAATATTTTAGTTACAGAAGAAGAAATTAAGGAAGCTTACGAAGAAGTGGACGATGAATTGATCAAAGTTATCCGCAAAGCGATCAAGAATATTCGTGATTTCCATGAAAAACAGATTCAGAAGAGCTGGTTTGAGACAAGAGAAGACGGAGTAATGCTTGGACAGAAAGTAACACCAATGGAAACTTGTGGTGTCTATGTACCAGGTGGAAAAGCAGTTTATCCATCTTCTGTTTTAATGAACATTGTTCCAGCACACGTTGCAGGAGTGAAAAATATCATCATGACAACACCTCCTGGAAAAGACGGAAAAGTTACAGCAAATACATTAGTTGCAGCGAAAGAAGCTGGAGCAACAAAAGTATATAAAGTCGGTGGAGCACAGGCAATTGCAGCGATGGCATTTGGAACAGAGTCTATTCCAAAAGTAGACAAGATCGTAGGACCTGGTAACATTTTTGTGGCTCTTGCCAAGAAAGCAGTTTATGGAAACGTAAGTATCGATTCCATTGCAGGACCAAGTGAGATCTTAGTGTTAGCTGATGAAACAGCGAATCCAAGATATGTGGCAGCAGACTTACTTTCCCAGGCAGAACATGATGAGATGGCAAGTGCGATCCTTGTTACAACAAGCGAAGAATTAGCACATAAAGTATCTGATGAGATTGACGGATTCTTAAATCAGTTATCAAGAAAAGAGATCATGGAGAAATCTTTAGATTCCTTCGGATATATTCTTGTTGCAAGCGATATGAAAGAAGCAATTGATACGGCAAACGCTATTGCGTCTGAACATATGGAGATCATGACAGCAAATCCATTTGATGTTATGACAAGGATCAAGAATGCAGGAGCGATCTTTATCGGAGCATACAGCTGTGAACCTTTAGGAGATTATTTTGCAGGACCAAACCACGTACTTCCAACAAATGGAACAGCAAAATTCTTCTCTCCATTAAGTGTTGATGATTTCATCAAGAAATCAAGTGTCATCTACTATTCAAGAGAAGCCTTAGAGCCAGTACACAAAGACATCGAATTCTTTGCGAAGCAGGAACAGCTGACAGCACATGCTAATTCCATGAAAGTAAGATTTGAAGATAACCAGGAAGGATAA
- the hisG gene encoding ATP phosphoribosyltransferase — protein MRYITFALAKGRLAKKAMALLEEIGITCEEMKDEKTRKLIFVNEELKLKFFLSKASDVPTYVEYGAADIGVVGKDTILEEGRNLYEVLDLKFGACKMCVCGPKEAKKYLNSNEIIRVASKYPHIAKEYFNNQKLQTVEIVKLNGSVELAPIVGLSEVIVDIVETGTTLKENGLEVLEEVCPLSARMVVNQVSQKMEQERISKIIVALKKILDEKE, from the coding sequence ATGAGATATATTACATTTGCCCTGGCGAAAGGGCGCCTTGCAAAGAAAGCGATGGCTTTATTAGAAGAGATCGGAATCACATGCGAGGAAATGAAAGACGAGAAAACAAGAAAATTAATCTTCGTAAACGAAGAATTAAAATTAAAATTTTTCTTATCCAAAGCAAGTGACGTGCCAACTTACGTGGAATATGGAGCAGCTGATATCGGTGTTGTTGGAAAAGATACGATCCTTGAAGAAGGAAGAAATCTATACGAAGTATTAGACTTGAAATTTGGAGCTTGCAAGATGTGTGTGTGCGGACCCAAAGAAGCGAAGAAATATTTAAACAGTAATGAGATCATCCGTGTGGCATCCAAATACCCACATATCGCTAAAGAATATTTCAATAATCAGAAATTACAGACAGTAGAAATCGTTAAGTTAAACGGATCTGTTGAACTTGCACCGATTGTTGGATTATCAGAGGTGATCGTTGATATCGTTGAGACAGGAACAACCTTAAAAGAAAATGGATTGGAAGTCTTAGAAGAAGTTTGCCCATTATCAGCAAGAATGGTAGTGAATCAGGTAAGCCAGAAAATGGAACAAGAACGAATCAGCAAGATCATCGTTGCACTAAAGAAGATCTTGGATGAAAAAGAATAG
- the hisZ gene encoding ATP phosphoribosyltransferase regulatory subunit gives MNKKRVHTPEGVRDVYGTEYGQRSKLKAKLNKVFASYGYEGIRTPGFEFFDVFNSEKGTVSAREMFKFFDREGNTLVLRPDVTPSIARCIAKYFNEENMGIRLSYAGNVFLNNSSYQLKLKETCQLGAELVNDASVQADTESIAMAIDCFLAAGLTDFRLSIGEVEFFNGLTQTIKDEEVKTQLRELILNKNYFGLMEYVETLDLSDKIKDVFLHFNELNGDVAILDQAEAMVENEQSKKAIKRLRDVYDILKLYGKEQYVSFDLGMLNKHNYYTGIIFKGYTYGTGDAVLKGGRYDNLIEQFGKKAPSVGFAIVLDELMMALSRQGIHMEADHMDTMIIYKEATMKDAILRAEELRKEGKKVILERKNDLCSKADYERFAKEHRLGGILYFI, from the coding sequence ATGAATAAAAAGAGAGTCCACACACCAGAAGGTGTCAGAGATGTATATGGAACAGAATATGGACAGCGAAGTAAGCTGAAGGCAAAATTAAACAAAGTCTTTGCATCTTACGGATATGAAGGGATCAGAACTCCAGGATTTGAATTCTTTGATGTATTTAACAGTGAAAAAGGAACCGTATCCGCAAGGGAGATGTTTAAATTCTTCGATAGAGAAGGAAATACCTTAGTTCTTCGTCCGGATGTCACACCATCCATTGCACGCTGTATCGCAAAGTATTTTAATGAAGAGAATATGGGAATCCGTTTATCTTATGCAGGAAATGTATTTTTAAATAACTCAAGCTATCAGTTGAAGTTAAAAGAAACATGCCAGTTAGGTGCAGAATTAGTCAATGATGCATCTGTACAGGCAGATACAGAATCTATTGCAATGGCAATTGATTGTTTTCTGGCAGCTGGATTGACTGATTTCAGACTTTCTATCGGAGAAGTTGAATTCTTCAACGGATTGACACAGACGATCAAAGATGAAGAAGTCAAAACACAGCTTCGAGAGCTGATCTTAAATAAGAATTATTTTGGATTAATGGAATATGTAGAGACATTAGATCTGTCTGATAAGATTAAAGATGTATTTTTACATTTTAACGAACTGAATGGAGATGTAGCGATCTTAGATCAGGCAGAAGCAATGGTTGAGAATGAACAGTCTAAGAAAGCAATCAAAAGACTTCGCGATGTATATGATATCTTAAAATTATACGGTAAAGAGCAGTATGTAAGTTTTGATCTTGGAATGTTAAATAAGCATAATTATTACACAGGAATCATTTTCAAAGGTTATACTTATGGAACAGGAGATGCAGTTCTAAAAGGTGGACGATATGATAATCTGATCGAACAGTTCGGAAAGAAAGCCCCATCAGTTGGATTTGCGATCGTATTAGATGAGCTGATGATGGCATTAAGCCGTCAGGGAATTCATATGGAAGCAGATCATATGGATACAATGATCATTTATAAAGAAGCAACAATGAAAGATGCGATCCTTCGAGCAGAAGAATTAAGAAAAGAAGGAAAGAAAGTCATCTTAGAGAGAAAGAATGATCTGTGCAGCAAAGCAGACTATGAAAGATTTGCTAAAGAGCATCGCCTCGGTGGAATCCTTTATTTCATCTAA
- a CDS encoding DUF7309 domain-containing protein: protein MRKEASKNAWKQLYDITLKLDKLEPWNYLGDTQLVTIQLKDREEPVFCSVMGKFSGERGIAVFDGVEGLGDFYMILGSEEGDLPAQYLMDEHTSLTCFWGSMMNVPDEQRKVIDELDIRFKTISDWIYFVSYKKGYKPYQLDEDEVALLIETYENLYMAVEAVRQGELNPEIEQAEGIVRRYNTENDTWEMFVKEIPEAEKEFPSVMLEDQELKDELKNQKQIDLEVILDFTYLPVMVEGEEEGERPKNPLLFMAYDNTDGGVITMDILEEGDDEISRTLGFFISFVQQNGRMKTIKARNPWIFGALEDICEYCSVDLVYDPVEIMDQVIEEVVSQL, encoded by the coding sequence TTGAGAAAAGAAGCGTCAAAGAATGCATGGAAGCAGTTATACGACATTACATTAAAACTAGACAAATTAGAGCCTTGGAATTACCTTGGTGACACACAACTTGTAACCATTCAGCTAAAAGACAGAGAAGAACCTGTATTTTGCAGTGTGATGGGAAAATTCAGCGGAGAAAGAGGAATTGCAGTCTTTGATGGAGTTGAAGGCTTAGGAGATTTCTATATGATCCTTGGAAGTGAAGAAGGGGATCTTCCAGCACAGTATCTGATGGATGAACATACAAGTCTTACATGCTTCTGGGGAAGCATGATGAATGTGCCAGATGAACAAAGAAAAGTTATCGATGAATTAGATATTCGTTTTAAGACGATCAGTGACTGGATTTACTTTGTTTCTTATAAGAAAGGTTACAAACCATATCAGTTAGATGAAGATGAAGTTGCACTTCTTATAGAAACTTATGAGAACCTGTATATGGCAGTGGAAGCAGTCAGACAGGGAGAATTAAACCCAGAAATCGAACAGGCAGAAGGAATCGTTCGCCGTTATAATACTGAAAATGATACTTGGGAAATGTTTGTAAAAGAGATACCAGAAGCTGAAAAAGAATTTCCGTCAGTGATGTTAGAAGATCAGGAATTAAAAGATGAATTAAAGAATCAAAAACAAATCGATCTTGAAGTGATTTTAGATTTTACTTATCTTCCAGTTATGGTAGAAGGGGAAGAAGAAGGGGAGCGTCCAAAGAATCCACTTTTATTTATGGCATATGATAATACCGATGGCGGTGTGATCACAATGGATATTTTAGAAGAGGGTGATGATGAGATCAGCAGAACATTAGGATTCTTTATCAGTTTTGTGCAGCAGAATGGAAGAATGAAGACGATCAAAGCAAGAAATCCATGGATTTTTGGAGCATTAGAGGATATTTGTGAATATTGCAGTGTGGACCTTGTATATGATCCGGTAGAGATCATGGATCAGGTGATCGAAGAAGTTGTTTCTCAGTTGTAG
- a CDS encoding Rqc2 family fibronectin-binding protein — protein sequence MAFDGFVISNIISELNKQIIGGRIYKIYQPEADEITLVIKKERLTTRLHLSASASLPLVYLSKEGKANPMQAPNFCMLLRKHISSGRIISITQPDFERIIEIKIEHLDELGDVCQKRLIVEIMGKHSNIIFVNSDDVILDSIKHISANISSVREVLPGRTYTFPPSKGKHPLASLTTEDFYQHIITKPLNLCKALYTSITGMSPLIANELCYRAGLDGNASTDSLTDDSAAGLYGQLVKLNALVEDEAYQPNIIYSGEEPKEFSCIPLTSYPDCTEKTYDSIFDVLIGYYSEKEKYTRMKQKSSDLRKIVQTALERTSKKYDLQLRQLKDTEKREKFKVYGELTQTYGYGLEPNAKSLTCMNYYTNEEITIPLDPTKTPLENSKKFFAKYNKLKRTYEALSELVVETKADLDHLDSISTALSLSEDEKDLQLIKDELSDYGYIKSHGKKKGKKQAKSKPLHFVSSDGFHMYVGKNNYQNDELSFKFANGGDWWFHAKNMAGSHVIVRKEQAETLPDATFEEAGRLAAYYSKGRQAPKVEIDYVQRKELRKPPKAKPGFVIYHTNYSMMCVPNIDGIEIVE from the coding sequence ATGGCATTCGACGGATTTGTCATTTCAAATATTATATCAGAACTTAATAAACAGATCATTGGTGGCAGAATCTATAAGATTTATCAGCCAGAGGCCGACGAGATCACGCTTGTGATCAAAAAAGAGAGATTGACAACAAGACTTCATCTCTCAGCCAGTGCTTCTCTTCCTCTTGTCTATTTATCGAAAGAAGGAAAAGCAAACCCTATGCAGGCTCCAAATTTCTGCATGCTGCTTCGTAAACATATCAGCAGTGGAAGGATCATTTCGATCACACAGCCTGACTTTGAGCGTATTATCGAAATTAAGATTGAGCATCTGGATGAGCTTGGAGATGTCTGTCAGAAACGTCTGATCGTTGAGATCATGGGAAAACACAGTAATATCATTTTTGTAAACAGTGATGATGTGATCTTAGATAGTATCAAGCACATCTCTGCAAATATCAGTTCTGTCAGAGAGGTTTTACCTGGACGTACTTACACATTTCCACCGTCTAAAGGGAAACATCCTTTAGCAAGTCTGACTACAGAGGATTTTTATCAGCATATCATCACCAAACCACTGAATCTTTGTAAAGCACTTTATACTTCCATCACAGGTATGAGTCCTTTGATCGCAAATGAACTTTGTTATCGTGCAGGGCTAGATGGGAATGCATCTACTGATTCTTTGACCGATGATAGTGCTGCTGGATTATATGGCCAGCTTGTAAAATTAAATGCTCTTGTAGAAGATGAGGCATATCAGCCAAATATCATTTATTCTGGGGAAGAACCTAAGGAATTTTCTTGTATTCCTTTAACTTCTTATCCTGACTGTACAGAGAAAACATATGATTCTATTTTTGACGTGCTGATCGGGTATTATTCTGAGAAGGAAAAATATACAAGAATGAAGCAGAAATCTTCTGACCTTCGTAAGATCGTGCAGACTGCTCTTGAGAGGACGAGCAAGAAATATGATCTGCAGCTTCGTCAGTTAAAGGATACCGAGAAACGTGAGAAATTCAAAGTTTATGGAGAACTTACACAGACATATGGATATGGACTAGAGCCAAATGCAAAATCTTTAACTTGCATGAATTATTACACAAACGAAGAGATTACGATCCCTCTTGATCCAACAAAGACTCCTTTGGAGAATTCCAAAAAGTTTTTTGCAAAATATAATAAGCTAAAACGTACTTATGAAGCTCTTTCTGAGCTTGTCGTGGAGACAAAAGCTGATCTTGATCATCTCGATTCGATCTCTACTGCTCTTTCTTTATCCGAAGATGAGAAAGACCTGCAGCTGATCAAAGATGAACTTTCTGATTATGGTTATATTAAGAGCCACGGAAAGAAAAAGGGAAAGAAACAGGCAAAATCCAAACCATTACATTTTGTCTCTTCTGATGGTTTCCATATGTATGTTGGAAAAAATAACTATCAGAATGATGAATTAAGTTTTAAGTTTGCAAATGGCGGGGACTGGTGGTTCCATGCAAAGAATATGGCTGGGTCCCATGTTATTGTACGAAAGGAACAAGCGGAGACTCTTCCAGATGCTACCTTTGAAGAAGCTGGCCGCCTTGCAGCTTATTATTCCAAGGGGCGTCAGGCACCGAAGGTTGAGATTGATTATGTTCAGAGAAAAGAACTAAGAAAGCCACCAAAGGCAAAACCTGGATTTGTCATTTATCATACAAACTATTCTATGATGTGTGTTCCGAATATTGATGGAATTGAAATTGTTGAATAA